A DNA window from Brassica napus cultivar Da-Ae chromosome A4, Da-Ae, whole genome shotgun sequence contains the following coding sequences:
- the LOC106450032 gene encoding CAX-interacting protein 4-like translates to MPATAGRVRMPANNRVHSSAALQTHGIWQSAIRYDPYAPTSKEKSDDPENSYNSFQGLLALARITGSNNDEARGSCKKCGRVGHLTYQCRNFLSAKEDKEREIEAAVAAGLEKVRRGEVEEEESSEEEEESESEDSDVDSEIEKIIAERYGKKKKKKRDESESDSGDGKRVRRLKKRRTHKRRSGSESEDEGKGRSKRRGRKRDDDSDEDDDRRRVKRKSRREKRRRRSRRNGSDDSDSDSSEDDGRCRRQKRRSKVAASSDSDVSGDDRTRVGRGSSKRSDEKKSRKRHHRRKD, encoded by the coding sequence ATGCCGGCCACCGCAGGAAGAGTTCGCATGCCGGCGAACAACCGTGTTCACAGCAGCGCGGCGCTTCAGACTCACGGGATATGGCAGAGTGCGATCCGTTACGATCCCTACGCGCCGACGAGCAAGGAGAAGTCCGATGACCCTGAGAATTCCTACAATAGCTTCCAGGGTCTTCTGGCTCTCGCTCGTATCACCGGCTCCAACAACGACGAGGCTCGTGGCTCTTGCAAGAAGTGCGGCCGCGTGGGGCACTTGACGTATCAGTGTAGGAACTTCTTGAGCGCGAAGGAGGATAAGGAGAGGGAGATTGAAGCTGCTGTTGCGGCGGGGCTGGAGAAGGTTAGGAGAGGGGAGGTTGAGGAGGAAGAGAGTagtgaggaagaggaggagagtGAGAGTGAGGATTCTGATGTTGATTCTGAGATTGAGAAGATTATTGCTGAGAGGtatgggaagaagaagaagaagaagcgcgATGAGTCTGAGTCTGATTCGGGAGATGGGAAGAGAGTGAGGAGGTTGAAGAAGCGGAGGACGCATAAGAGGAGGAGTGGGAGTGAGTCTGAGGACGAGGGAAAAGGAAGGAGTAAGAGGAGGGGGAGGAAGAGAGATGATGAttctgatgaagatgatgatcgGAGACGGGTTAAGAGAAAGAGTAGAagggagaagaggagaaggagaagcagGCGTAATGGCTCTGatgattctgattctgattcaTCTGAGGATGATGGGAGATGTAGAAGGCAGAAGCGTAGGAGCAAAGTGGCGGCTTCTTCTGACTCCGATGTTTCAGGTGATGACAGAACACGCGTTGGAAGGGGTTCCTCTAAGCGGTCTGATGAGAAGAAGAGCAGGAAACGTCATCATAGGAGGAAAGACTGA